The following are from one region of the Romeriopsis navalis LEGE 11480 genome:
- a CDS encoding ABC transporter ATP-binding protein — protein sequence MTDAVRVERLRKTFGTARAVDDISFAVPEGEIFGLLGPNGAGKTTTLKCLCTLTKPDRGQLYIAGANVLRSPRLARQRLGYIAQDIALDKMLTGRELLHLQASLYHLPSAQINDRIHQMLNLLDLNDYADRLIGEYSGGLKKRLDLAAGFLHQPQVLVLDEPTVGLDIESRQVVWDFLRSLKAQGTTIVLTSHYLEEVDALADRVAIIDRGCVIACDAPAQLKQQVGGDRITLKLEEFTPVSVAIAAQELLTALPVVQSVIINQIQGNSLNLVVQPQNNVATIVQQALETAGFNVFSLARSRPSLDDVYLAATGKTLMDAELAAAEGRKALPAGKQRRSRKAAA from the coding sequence ATGACCGATGCTGTAAGAGTCGAACGACTGCGCAAAACCTTCGGCACCGCGAGAGCTGTTGACGATATTTCCTTCGCCGTCCCCGAGGGTGAAATTTTCGGTTTACTCGGCCCCAACGGGGCCGGTAAGACGACCACCCTCAAATGCCTATGTACATTAACAAAGCCAGATCGGGGGCAGCTGTATATCGCCGGCGCGAATGTCCTCCGATCGCCGCGGTTAGCCCGCCAACGTCTGGGTTATATTGCCCAGGATATTGCCCTCGATAAGATGCTTACAGGACGTGAGCTATTGCATCTCCAAGCATCGCTGTATCACCTGCCGAGCGCACAGATCAACGATCGTATTCATCAAATGCTGAATCTGCTTGATCTGAATGATTATGCCGATCGTTTAATTGGCGAATATTCCGGCGGCTTGAAAAAGCGCTTGGATTTGGCCGCAGGGTTTCTGCATCAGCCGCAAGTCTTAGTCTTAGATGAGCCAACTGTGGGCCTCGATATTGAAAGTCGCCAGGTTGTCTGGGATTTCTTACGATCGCTCAAAGCCCAAGGCACGACCATCGTCCTGACCAGTCACTATCTCGAAGAAGTTGATGCCTTGGCTGATCGCGTTGCGATTATCGATCGGGGCTGCGTGATTGCTTGTGATGCGCCAGCACAGCTCAAGCAGCAAGTGGGCGGCGATCGCATTACCCTCAAGTTGGAAGAATTTACCCCAGTGTCGGTGGCGATCGCTGCGCAGGAACTTTTAACCGCCCTGCCAGTGGTGCAATCAGTCATCATCAATCAAATCCAAGGAAATTCACTCAATCTTGTGGTCCAGCCGCAAAATAATGTGGCAACAATTGTCCAACAGGCCCTAGAAACGGCTGGATTTAACGTGTTCAGCTTGGCCCGATCGCGGCCCAGTCTCGATGATGTCTATCTGGCCGCCACCGGCAAGACTCTGATGGATGCCGAACTTGCCGCCGCCGAGGGGCGTAAAGCGCTGCCAGCCGGGAAGCAACGCCGATCCCGCAAAGCTGCAGCCTAA
- a CDS encoding SdiA-regulated domain-containing protein, whose amino-acid sequence MGEGLCEPSGLALAHEKNALWTISDDTKKIFKLGLNGDLKKGKSLKIPDKGLEGIVLDPTGKFLLVVKEENNEIIKIAIETQAVAARQRLDAMIGYEAINYLTGAENKGLEGIAWNQTTGTLFVMQEGLPGLLLEVSSDLKTIQSHQLLNQENGFCDAEVDAADIDFSDICYDDHRNCFWIISDRAKRLFLYNWSRNTVLQSSRLGYSKNGKYREIEQAEGIAIDPDTNSLYIVSDKDARLYVFDIRE is encoded by the coding sequence ATGGGTGAGGGCTTGTGTGAACCATCAGGGCTGGCGCTGGCGCATGAGAAAAATGCCTTATGGACAATCAGCGATGATACGAAGAAAATTTTTAAACTGGGGCTGAATGGCGATCTAAAAAAGGGAAAGTCACTCAAGATTCCTGATAAGGGACTCGAAGGGATTGTGCTTGATCCGACTGGGAAGTTCTTACTTGTGGTCAAGGAAGAGAACAACGAGATTATCAAAATCGCCATTGAGACACAAGCGGTGGCAGCGCGGCAGCGCCTTGACGCAATGATCGGTTATGAAGCTATTAATTATTTGACTGGTGCAGAGAACAAGGGGCTGGAGGGCATCGCCTGGAACCAAACGACCGGAACATTGTTTGTGATGCAAGAAGGGCTGCCGGGTCTGCTGCTGGAAGTGTCGTCAGATTTGAAAACTATTCAATCACATCAATTACTAAACCAAGAAAACGGTTTTTGTGATGCTGAAGTGGATGCGGCTGATATTGATTTTTCTGACATCTGTTATGACGATCATCGGAATTGCTTTTGGATCATTAGCGATCGGGCGAAGCGGTTATTTTTGTATAACTGGAGCCGTAATACAGTTTTGCAAAGTTCCCGGCTTGGCTATAGTAAAAATGGGAAGTATCGGGAAATCGAGCAGGCGGAAGGAATTGCGATTGATCCAGATACCAATAGCCTCTACATTGTCAGTGACAAAGATGCCCGGCTCTACGTTTTTGATATTCGTGAGTAG
- a CDS encoding helicase HerA domain-containing protein — MHPEKPLGSVIQGSLSKGLEVRLHPDVSVEEMRVGKFLVVQGTRARFFCMLTDVGLGTASARIMANPPEPSNTFLQEVLAGTGTYGTAELAPMLMIMEEKRSSIVSKAKKSSKSKAASYEANSSADLELLPVKTIPSHFSQVYDASSRDFRAVFGWEDDPLRRNFAIGEPIDMAVPVCLDLDRFVERSNGVFGKSGTGKSFLTRLLLAGVVRKQAAVNLIFDMHSEYGWEAASEGKTFSTVKGLRQLFPGQVQVFTLDPESTKRRGVKDAQELYISYDQIEIEDLALARGELNLSETSLENAVILRNEFGKGWINRLMNMSNEEIQEFCEVKMGNKSSIMALQRKLIRLEDMSYIRQTCPHNYINQLMRCIEAGKHVVVEFGSQSNLLAYMLATNIITRRIHASYVRKAEHFLQTKQVEDKPRQLMITIEEAHRFLDSGTVNQTIFGTIAREMRKYFVTLLVVDQRPSGIDNEVMSQIGTRITALLNDEKDIDAIFTGVSGGQSLRSVLSKLDSKQQALVLGHAVPMPVVVKTRSYDQKFYQEIGDTDWSELPDEPLFAAAKAAKADLGF, encoded by the coding sequence ATGCACCCAGAAAAGCCACTTGGTTCGGTTATTCAAGGTTCTCTGAGTAAGGGCCTGGAGGTTCGCCTGCATCCGGATGTGTCGGTGGAAGAGATGCGGGTGGGCAAATTTTTGGTGGTGCAGGGGACAAGGGCCAGGTTCTTCTGCATGTTGACGGATGTGGGTTTGGGGACGGCCAGTGCGCGGATTATGGCGAATCCCCCGGAGCCGAGTAATACCTTTTTGCAGGAAGTGTTGGCCGGGACAGGCACCTACGGTACGGCGGAGCTGGCGCCGATGCTGATGATTATGGAAGAGAAGCGATCGAGTATTGTCAGCAAAGCCAAGAAGTCATCGAAGTCGAAGGCGGCATCCTATGAGGCGAATAGTAGTGCGGATTTAGAATTGTTGCCGGTGAAGACGATTCCCAGTCACTTTAGTCAGGTCTATGACGCGAGTAGTCGGGATTTCCGGGCGGTGTTTGGTTGGGAAGATGACCCACTACGGCGGAATTTTGCGATTGGGGAGCCGATCGATATGGCGGTGCCGGTATGTCTGGACCTCGATCGATTCGTCGAGCGGAGTAATGGGGTATTTGGTAAGTCGGGGACGGGTAAGTCGTTTTTGACCCGGTTGTTGCTGGCCGGGGTGGTGCGGAAGCAGGCGGCGGTGAATTTGATTTTTGATATGCACTCGGAGTATGGCTGGGAGGCCGCGAGTGAGGGCAAGACCTTTAGTACGGTGAAGGGCCTTCGGCAGCTGTTCCCGGGGCAGGTGCAGGTGTTTACGCTTGACCCCGAATCGACGAAGCGGCGGGGGGTGAAGGATGCACAGGAACTCTATATTAGCTATGACCAGATTGAGATTGAGGATTTGGCGTTGGCGCGGGGGGAGCTGAATCTGTCGGAGACGAGTTTGGAGAATGCAGTAATCTTGCGGAATGAATTTGGCAAGGGCTGGATTAACCGCTTGATGAATATGAGTAATGAGGAGATTCAGGAGTTTTGTGAGGTTAAGATGGGGAATAAGTCCTCGATTATGGCGCTGCAGCGGAAGCTGATTCGGTTGGAGGACATGAGCTATATTCGTCAGACTTGCCCCCACAACTACATTAATCAATTGATGCGCTGTATTGAGGCGGGGAAACATGTGGTGGTGGAGTTTGGGTCGCAGTCGAATTTGCTGGCCTATATGCTGGCGACTAATATCATTACCCGCCGCATTCATGCCTCCTATGTGCGGAAGGCGGAGCATTTTTTGCAGACGAAGCAGGTGGAGGATAAACCACGTCAGTTGATGATAACGATCGAGGAAGCGCACCGGTTTTTGGATTCGGGGACGGTGAATCAGACGATTTTTGGGACGATCGCGCGGGAGATGCGGAAGTACTTTGTTACTCTCCTGGTGGTCGATCAGCGACCTTCGGGGATTGATAACGAAGTCATGTCGCAGATTGGTACGCGCATCACGGCGTTATTGAATGATGAAAAGGATATTGACGCAATTTTTACTGGGGTTTCGGGGGGGCAGAGTTTGCGATCGGTCCTATCCAAACTCGACTCGAAGCAGCAGGCATTAGTCTTGGGGCATGCGGTGCCGATGCCGGTGGTGGTGAAGACGCGGTCCTATGATCAGAAGTTCTATCAGGAAATTGGTGATACGGATTGGAGTGAGCTGCCGGATGAGCCGTTGTTTGCGGCAGCGAAGGCGGCCAAAGCCGATTTGGGGTTTTAG
- the prmC gene encoding peptide chain release factor N(5)-glutamine methyltransferase encodes MFTVSGTELWKWRSRAQAAAVAISIDQFEVDWLLLELSQIDRLTLRLETYKTQPDIRLKLPFEQLQTLWEQRLNQRIPVQYLVGYTHWREFTLKVSPAVLIPRPETELMIDLVLEAVERQPDLANGPWVDLGTGSGAIAIGLAAALPEAQIHAVDLSPKALAIAQANAQTCGLAERITFHAGRWFEPIAHLRGEVRGLISNPPYIPTATIATLQPEVQKHEPHLALDGGADGLKDIRHLVREGSNFLQPQGLWLVEMMAGQGTQVSQLLQQAHYQPIRIVNDLAGRDRFCLAYCA; translated from the coding sequence GTGTTTACCGTATCCGGAACTGAATTGTGGAAATGGCGATCGCGTGCCCAAGCTGCCGCGGTCGCCATTTCGATCGACCAATTTGAAGTCGATTGGCTGTTACTTGAACTCAGTCAAATTGATCGGCTGACGCTACGCTTGGAGACTTACAAAACCCAGCCGGATATCCGCCTCAAGCTGCCGTTCGAACAATTGCAAACACTGTGGGAACAGCGGCTGAACCAGCGGATTCCGGTGCAATACCTGGTGGGCTATACGCATTGGCGGGAATTCACGCTGAAGGTGTCGCCGGCGGTGCTAATTCCCCGGCCGGAAACGGAGTTGATGATTGATCTGGTGCTCGAAGCGGTGGAACGTCAGCCGGACCTCGCAAATGGTCCTTGGGTTGATTTGGGGACGGGCAGCGGGGCGATCGCCATTGGTTTGGCGGCGGCGTTGCCCGAGGCGCAAATCCATGCCGTTGATCTGAGTCCGAAGGCGTTAGCAATCGCCCAAGCAAATGCTCAGACTTGTGGTTTGGCTGAGCGCATTACTTTTCATGCCGGTCGATGGTTTGAGCCCATTGCCCATCTGCGGGGCGAGGTGCGGGGCCTCATCTCAAATCCGCCCTATATTCCCACCGCTACGATTGCCACATTGCAACCCGAAGTTCAGAAACATGAACCGCATTTAGCACTGGATGGTGGGGCAGATGGGCTGAAGGATATTCGGCATTTAGTCCGCGAAGGGAGTAACTTTCTCCAACCGCAGGGCCTGTGGCTGGTGGAAATGATGGCGGGGCAAGGTACGCAAGTCAGCCAACTCCTGCAGCAAGCGCACTATCAACCGATTAGAATTGTGAATGATTTAGCGGGTCGCGATCGCTTTTGCCTCGCTTACTGCGCTTAA
- a CDS encoding COX15/CtaA family protein, with protein sequence MSDATFAPGTFSWPMRRRLAWFSLGLALCTMALMALGSSTRVMNAGLSCPDWPLCYGEFLPQNQMNLQVFLEWFHRLVASVIGFGTIVLAGTAVSYRARLPKWTPWATGFALFLVVFQGVLGGLTVTELLRFDIVTAHLGTGLAFFSTLLTVGLLLLDYRPRFATGRLRWVALAAAIGIYAQSLLGGLVASQWAVHQCFGLTQLCAVLNSHLIGVVPATIGTLLVLGWLVRLRYQSRLDPRLQQCGWFVALFLTAQISLGFATFRLRLQVEPLTVAHQTIGAALLGSLIMTTVWAFLSSVQDVETVSPVDLTEVHITPPVAASTKA encoded by the coding sequence ATGTCTGACGCAACCTTTGCCCCCGGTACGTTCAGTTGGCCAATGCGTCGCCGCCTTGCTTGGTTCTCTTTAGGATTGGCACTGTGCACGATGGCCCTGATGGCTTTAGGTAGTTCGACAAGGGTAATGAATGCGGGCTTGTCTTGTCCTGACTGGCCCCTGTGCTACGGCGAATTCCTGCCGCAAAATCAAATGAATTTGCAGGTGTTTTTGGAATGGTTTCATCGTTTAGTCGCGAGTGTGATCGGCTTCGGCACGATCGTCTTAGCCGGCACGGCGGTGAGTTATCGCGCACGCCTGCCTAAATGGACCCCTTGGGCCACTGGATTTGCTTTATTTTTGGTGGTGTTTCAAGGCGTCCTCGGCGGTCTGACCGTAACTGAGCTGCTGCGGTTTGATATTGTTACGGCGCACTTGGGTACAGGGTTAGCCTTCTTTAGCACATTGCTCACCGTCGGGTTATTACTGTTAGATTATCGGCCCCGCTTTGCCACTGGCCGGTTGCGCTGGGTGGCCCTCGCCGCAGCGATCGGGATTTACGCCCAGAGTCTCCTCGGTGGTTTGGTTGCATCCCAATGGGCAGTACATCAATGCTTTGGCCTGACCCAGCTGTGTGCGGTCCTAAATAGCCATTTAATTGGCGTCGTGCCCGCCACAATCGGCACATTGCTCGTCCTCGGTTGGCTGGTACGACTGCGTTATCAATCGCGTCTTGATCCCCGGCTCCAGCAATGCGGCTGGTTTGTTGCATTATTTTTAACCGCACAGATTAGCTTGGGCTTTGCCACCTTCCGGTTGCGGTTACAAGTCGAACCGCTCACCGTCGCCCACCAAACAATTGGCGCGGCACTGTTAGGCAGTTTGATCATGACGACAGTCTGGGCTTTTCTCAGTTCTGTACAGGATGTCGAAACAGTTTCCCCTGTTGACTTAACTGAGGTCCATATCACCCCGCCAGTGGCCGCTTCAACTAAAGCCTAG
- a CDS encoding class I SAM-dependent methyltransferase, which produces MAIAKILARALTDYGVRMRTKRVVPLLEMIDATFEAHGSVNIIDIGGREEYWEIVPPGYLEQKQVSITIVNLPGTNLPEDYAPFKFVTADGCDLSAFEDKSFHIAHSNSVVEHVGDWDRMSRFSQELARVAQSYFVQTPNFWFPLEPHCMTPFFHWLPKPLRVWLVSRLPLGHWRQANSIDEAVRMVESARLLNQMMFQELFQETKVLTERWLVLPKSFIAIKYCD; this is translated from the coding sequence ATGGCGATCGCGAAAATATTGGCTCGGGCGTTAACTGATTATGGTGTCCGAATGCGGACAAAGCGGGTTGTGCCGTTACTAGAGATGATTGACGCCACGTTTGAGGCCCACGGCTCAGTCAATATTATTGATATTGGTGGTCGTGAGGAATATTGGGAGATTGTGCCGCCGGGCTATCTTGAGCAGAAGCAGGTCAGTATTACGATCGTCAATCTACCGGGGACGAATTTGCCCGAGGATTATGCGCCGTTTAAGTTTGTGACGGCAGATGGTTGTGATTTGTCGGCATTTGAGGATAAGTCATTTCATATCGCCCATTCAAATTCAGTAGTGGAGCATGTGGGGGATTGGGACCGGATGTCGCGATTTTCCCAGGAGTTGGCGCGGGTGGCGCAGAGCTATTTTGTCCAGACACCCAATTTTTGGTTTCCGTTGGAGCCGCATTGTATGACGCCGTTTTTCCATTGGTTGCCGAAGCCACTGCGAGTGTGGTTGGTAAGTCGGTTGCCGTTGGGTCATTGGCGGCAGGCGAATTCGATAGATGAGGCAGTGCGCATGGTGGAAAGTGCGCGATTGTTGAATCAGATGATGTTTCAGGAATTGTTTCAGGAGACAAAGGTATTGACGGAGCGATGGTTAGTGCTGCCGAAGTCATTTATTGCGATTAAATATTGCGATTAA
- a CDS encoding ABC transporter permease: MTRALQPLPEFKVALPQTITEVTQETLALTKRLFIQLYRRPSTLIAGLVQPLMWLVLFGALFQNAPDIFLGEGIRYGQFVGAGIIVFTAFGGALNAGLPVMFDREFGFLNRLLVAPLASRMSIVFASALFIVSMSLVQTISIVALNAVLGNALPGISALTLVLSIIALVVVAVTSISLGLAFALKGHIELLAVIFVTNLPLLFASTALAPLSFMPAWLQTIACLNPLSWAIESIRYVYLNPTWDWSSIVMQAPWGNISMGACLSMLVCLDALVLLAIRPLLQRRLG, translated from the coding sequence ATGACACGCGCATTACAACCTCTCCCAGAATTTAAGGTCGCCCTCCCGCAAACCATCACAGAAGTAACGCAGGAGACGCTGGCCTTAACCAAGCGACTGTTTATTCAGCTTTATCGTCGCCCTTCGACTTTAATCGCCGGTCTGGTACAACCGCTGATGTGGTTAGTTTTATTCGGCGCGCTTTTTCAAAATGCCCCGGATATATTTCTCGGGGAAGGTATTCGCTATGGCCAGTTTGTCGGCGCTGGAATTATTGTCTTTACGGCCTTCGGGGGCGCGCTGAATGCGGGATTGCCAGTGATGTTCGATCGTGAGTTTGGATTTCTCAATCGCTTATTAGTCGCACCATTAGCATCACGCATGTCGATCGTGTTTGCGTCGGCATTGTTCATCGTGAGTATGAGCTTAGTCCAAACAATCTCGATCGTTGCACTCAACGCGGTTTTAGGCAATGCCTTACCCGGCATCTCGGCGTTGACGTTGGTGTTATCAATCATCGCACTCGTTGTCGTCGCAGTAACTTCTATTTCGTTAGGATTAGCCTTTGCCCTGAAGGGCCATATTGAGCTACTAGCCGTAATTTTTGTGACGAACCTACCGCTACTGTTTGCCAGTACCGCCTTAGCCCCACTCTCCTTTATGCCCGCTTGGTTACAGACGATTGCTTGTCTCAATCCACTGAGTTGGGCAATCGAGTCGATTCGCTATGTCTACCTCAATCCGACCTGGGATTGGTCGAGTATCGTGATGCAAGCACCTTGGGGTAACATCTCCATGGGTGCTTGCCTATCGATGTTGGTTTGTTTAGATGCGCTAGTATTACTGGCGATTCGCCCCTTATTGCAGAGACGATTGGGTTAA
- a CDS encoding DUF427 domain-containing protein, protein MHPKPHPIQTGQESVWDYPRPPQLEATTKHIQIIFNGETIADTQKAYRVLETSHPPTYYLPPEDINPYYLGPSARETFCEWKGSGNYYSVTVGDKTLTDVAWYYATPTAKFAAIKNYVAFYAAPMDRCLVDGEVVIPQPGQFYGGWITADIIGPFKGEPGSWGW, encoded by the coding sequence ATGCATCCGAAACCTCACCCGATCCAAACCGGTCAAGAATCCGTCTGGGATTACCCGCGTCCACCACAGCTCGAAGCAACGACTAAGCACATTCAAATTATCTTTAACGGGGAGACGATCGCCGATACCCAAAAAGCCTACCGCGTGCTCGAAACGAGCCATCCGCCCACCTACTATTTGCCACCGGAAGATATTAACCCCTACTATCTTGGGCCCTCCGCTCGAGAAACCTTCTGCGAGTGGAAAGGCAGCGGCAATTACTACAGTGTTACGGTCGGTGACAAGACGCTGACGGATGTGGCTTGGTACTACGCGACTCCCACCGCGAAATTCGCAGCGATTAAGAATTACGTTGCCTTCTATGCCGCACCAATGGATCGCTGTTTAGTTGATGGTGAAGTTGTGATTCCACAACCCGGCCAATTTTACGGCGGCTGGATCACTGCCGATATTATTGGCCCCTTTAAAGGAGAACCGGGTTCCTGGGGCTGGTAG
- a CDS encoding thioredoxin family protein — MTSVVDEQAFSREVLESSTPVLVHFWAPWCGVCRMIEPVLETLVRAPGAQLKLVGVNADENLKLASDYRITNLPTVMLIKEGKVLYRFDQLDRRDQILPLLKGLLPGAGSKMELID; from the coding sequence ATGACATCTGTGGTTGATGAACAGGCGTTCTCTCGTGAAGTCTTAGAGTCTTCGACGCCGGTTTTGGTGCATTTTTGGGCACCTTGGTGTGGCGTCTGCCGAATGATTGAGCCAGTTTTGGAGACGTTAGTCCGTGCTCCCGGTGCACAGTTAAAGCTGGTGGGTGTTAACGCGGATGAGAATTTGAAGTTGGCAAGTGATTATCGCATCACAAATTTGCCAACGGTGATGTTGATCAAAGAAGGTAAGGTGCTCTATCGCTTTGATCAGCTCGATCGACGGGATCAAATCTTGCCTTTGCTGAAAGGTCTATTGCCCGGTGCCGGGAGCAAGATGGAGCTGATTGATTAA
- a CDS encoding NnrU family protein, with protein sequence MSGTNLPEWLVPSHFVIMGWLVSFAIVHSGLASLRPWAETKIGARPFRIIFALASLSLAVPMIIYFFNHRYDGAQLWDLQGVPGLKIAIWILSAISFLFLYPATFNLLEIAAIQKPEVHLYETGIIRISRHPQMVGQVLWCFAHMLWLGTSFMVVTCAGLIAHHLFAVWNGDRRWLAKHGAAFEQARARTSVIPFLAIAQGRQKLVLAEFLKPAYVGIAAFVGLFWWLHPILIDATSRVAW encoded by the coding sequence ATGTCTGGAACGAATTTGCCTGAATGGTTGGTCCCAAGTCACTTTGTGATTATGGGGTGGTTGGTGAGTTTTGCGATCGTCCATAGTGGATTGGCCTCACTGCGACCTTGGGCCGAGACCAAAATCGGGGCAAGACCCTTTCGGATTATTTTTGCCTTGGCGAGCTTAAGCTTAGCGGTGCCGATGATTATCTACTTTTTTAATCATCGCTATGATGGAGCACAGCTTTGGGACTTGCAGGGAGTGCCAGGACTGAAAATCGCGATCTGGATACTGTCGGCGATCTCGTTTTTGTTTTTATACCCGGCAACCTTCAATCTTTTGGAGATTGCAGCAATCCAGAAGCCAGAAGTACATTTGTACGAAACCGGCATTATCCGAATTAGCCGTCATCCTCAAATGGTTGGTCAGGTTTTGTGGTGTTTTGCTCACATGTTGTGGCTCGGCACCAGTTTCATGGTCGTGACTTGTGCCGGCCTGATCGCCCATCATTTATTTGCGGTTTGGAATGGGGATCGCCGCTGGTTGGCCAAGCATGGAGCGGCGTTTGAGCAAGCCCGAGCAAGGACTTCGGTGATCCCGTTTTTGGCGATCGCCCAGGGGCGACAGAAATTGGTGCTAGCGGAATTTTTGAAGCCTGCCTATGTGGGGATCGCGGCATTTGTCGGATTATTTTGGTGGCTACACCCGATTTTGATTGATGCAACTAGCCGAGTAGCCTGGTAG
- a CDS encoding V4R domain-containing protein has translation MGQKMKISVADLLLESRIPGNYYSKETYVKGDLEMGLLENHRGDRLLALPQTLIQGIYAGLDKETGAASRLVLFNCGLWWGKSFFRRFQDEVSGYYGTALADLKMAEFLQALRRCWATYGWGKLVFDQSYQTQGFLVIQTWNSAFARQHLPGDEPACALEAGVLAAFFSELSGQELSCLQTSCESLGADSNRFVIGVKSRLLMAEVLVEQQTPHLEIMAKLCG, from the coding sequence ATGGGACAAAAGATGAAAATTTCCGTCGCTGACTTGTTGCTGGAATCACGGATTCCGGGCAATTATTACTCGAAAGAGACCTATGTCAAGGGTGATCTGGAGATGGGGCTCTTGGAAAATCACCGGGGCGATCGCTTATTAGCGCTACCCCAGACATTGATTCAGGGGATTTATGCTGGTTTAGATAAAGAGACCGGCGCCGCTAGCCGTTTAGTGCTGTTTAACTGTGGGCTTTGGTGGGGTAAGAGCTTCTTTCGGCGGTTTCAGGATGAGGTGTCGGGCTACTATGGCACAGCCTTGGCAGACTTGAAGATGGCCGAGTTTTTGCAGGCGCTGCGGCGGTGTTGGGCCACCTATGGATGGGGCAAATTGGTGTTTGATCAGAGTTATCAAACCCAGGGGTTTTTGGTGATTCAGACTTGGAATTCCGCCTTTGCCCGTCAGCATTTGCCCGGCGATGAACCGGCTTGCGCCCTAGAAGCGGGTGTTTTAGCCGCATTCTTTTCGGAGTTATCGGGCCAAGAATTATCCTGTTTACAAACGAGCTGTGAGTCCCTCGGGGCCGACAGCAATCGGTTTGTCATCGGTGTCAAGTCACGGCTCCTGATGGCCGAGGTATTGGTGGAGCAGCAGACCCCGCATCTGGAGATTATGGCGAAGTTGTGCGGCTAA
- a CDS encoding heme o synthase has product MQDTLSNPIRHNRDWLQVIQSYVQLTKPRIILLLLFTTAGSLWMAANGQLDPKLAIITLLSGTMAAGSANTINCLYDRDIDQIMERTRSRPIPSGRVSPRDALIFATTMAIGSFMLLFTFANLLSACLAMLGIFFYVVVYTHWLKRHSTQNIVIGGAAGAIPPLVGWAAVTGEIGWPAWVFFALIFLWTPPHFWALAMMIRDDYASVNVPMLPVIEGNEKTTKQIMLYTLTLIPASLLLVYPLGVMGAIYSIFAVVLGGLFVKKSWQLMQVPDDLVMARSVFKYSIVYMLVLCVGMVIDSLPAMHSMMAYVQSVALGVLV; this is encoded by the coding sequence ATGCAAGACACTCTCTCAAATCCAATTCGCCACAACCGTGATTGGCTACAAGTGATTCAAAGCTATGTCCAACTGACAAAGCCCCGGATTATTCTCCTGTTATTATTCACCACCGCTGGTAGTCTCTGGATGGCCGCCAATGGACAGCTTGATCCCAAGTTGGCAATTATTACCTTGCTCAGTGGCACCATGGCTGCGGGGTCAGCGAATACGATTAATTGTCTCTACGATCGCGACATTGATCAGATTATGGAACGGACCCGCTCACGCCCCATTCCCTCCGGTCGGGTGAGTCCCCGTGATGCCTTGATCTTTGCCACAACCATGGCGATTGGTTCGTTCATGCTGCTCTTCACCTTTGCAAACCTGCTCAGTGCTTGCTTAGCGATGTTAGGCATCTTCTTCTACGTTGTGGTCTATACCCACTGGCTGAAGCGCCACAGCACCCAAAATATTGTGATTGGCGGCGCCGCCGGGGCAATCCCACCGTTAGTTGGCTGGGCCGCTGTGACGGGCGAAATTGGCTGGCCGGCTTGGGTTTTCTTTGCGCTGATTTTCCTGTGGACACCACCACATTTCTGGGCCTTAGCGATGATGATTCGTGATGACTATGCCTCAGTTAATGTGCCGATGTTGCCGGTCATCGAAGGCAATGAGAAAACGACCAAGCAGATCATGCTATATACCCTGACCTTAATCCCAGCGAGTCTGCTTCTGGTCTATCCCTTAGGGGTCATGGGTGCGATCTACAGCATTTTTGCGGTGGTCTTAGGCGGATTGTTCGTCAAAAAGTCTTGGCAGTTGATGCAAGTACCGGACGATCTAGTCATGGCCCGGTCGGTGTTTAAGTATTCAATCGTTTATATGCTGGTGCTCTGTGTCGGCATGGTGATCGATAGCCTACCGGCGATGCATTCGATGATGGCCTATGTTCAAAGTGTGGCTTTGGGAGTGCTGGTATGA